In Vibrio sp. FE10, the following are encoded in one genomic region:
- the flgH gene encoding flagellar basal body L-ring protein FlgH, with protein sequence MKRIFCLALVLSMTGCAVLDPIETPAQENATTVVDAVEGDKSAEESSGIIDTLRGRTDPIAGDPAWAPINPKKKPEHYAAATGSLFNVSHIGSMYDDSKPRGIGDIITVALDENTRATKKANADMSKSNDASMEPLAVGGQELTIDKYNFSYDLSNTNTFAGDTSANQSNSISGYITVEVIEVLANGNLVVRGEKWMTLNTGDEYIRLSGTIRPDDIDFENTIASNRVSNARIQYSGTGVQKDMQEPGFLARFFNVSL encoded by the coding sequence ATGAAACGTATTTTTTGTTTAGCCCTGGTTTTGTCTATGACAGGCTGTGCTGTACTGGATCCTATTGAAACTCCAGCACAAGAAAACGCGACCACAGTCGTTGATGCAGTGGAAGGCGATAAGTCGGCTGAAGAGAGCTCTGGCATTATTGATACCCTTCGTGGCAGAACCGATCCAATCGCGGGCGATCCTGCATGGGCACCAATCAACCCAAAGAAGAAACCTGAACATTATGCCGCAGCGACAGGTTCACTGTTCAATGTGAGCCATATTGGCAGCATGTACGATGATTCAAAACCTCGCGGTATTGGTGACATCATTACTGTCGCGCTCGATGAAAATACACGAGCGACCAAAAAAGCCAACGCAGACATGTCTAAGTCGAACGACGCATCAATGGAGCCATTGGCCGTTGGTGGTCAAGAGCTAACCATAGACAAGTACAACTTCTCTTACGACTTGAGTAATACCAACACCTTTGCTGGTGATACCTCAGCCAACCAAAGTAACAGCATCAGTGGCTACATCACCGTAGAAGTGATCGAAGTGCTAGCCAATGGCAACCTTGTGGTTCGTGGTGAAAAGTGGATGACACTGAACACGGGCGACGAGTACATCCGCCTAAGTGGCACCATCCGCCCTGACGATATTGATTTCGAGAATACCATTGCCTCGAACCGAGTTTCTAACGCGCGAATTCAGTACTCAGGTACTGGCGTTCAGAAAGATATGCAAGAGCCTGGATTCTTGGCACGATTCTTTAATGTATCTTTGTAG
- a CDS encoding flagellar basal body P-ring protein FlgI: MKKLTLVLFGMLFLATSAHAARIKDVAKVAGVRSNQLVGYGLVTGLPGTGETTPFTDQTFNAMLQNFGIQLPPGTKPKTKNVAAVIVTAELPAFSKQGQEVDVTVSSIGSAKSLRGGTLLQTFLKGLDGQVYAVAQGNLVVSGFSAQGNDGSKIVGNNPNVGIISSGATVEQEIPTPFGRGDYITFNLIQSDFTTAQRLADAVNNFLGPQMASAVDATSVKVRAPREISQRVAFLSAIENIEFDPAEGSAKIIVNSRTGTIVVGKHVRLKAAAVTHGGMTVAIKENLNVSQPNAFSGGQTVVVPDSDIEVTEADGKMFKFEPGLTLDDLVRAVNEVGAAPSDLMAILQALKQAGAIEGQLIII; this comes from the coding sequence ATGAAAAAACTGACACTCGTACTATTCGGCATGCTATTTCTTGCCACCAGTGCCCATGCTGCGCGTATTAAAGACGTGGCAAAAGTGGCGGGTGTTCGTAGTAACCAACTTGTCGGCTATGGTTTGGTTACAGGTTTGCCGGGTACCGGTGAGACAACTCCCTTTACCGATCAAACATTTAACGCAATGCTGCAAAATTTTGGCATTCAATTGCCGCCTGGCACTAAGCCAAAAACCAAAAACGTAGCGGCCGTTATCGTTACCGCTGAACTGCCGGCTTTCTCTAAGCAAGGTCAGGAAGTTGACGTCACCGTTTCTTCTATTGGTTCTGCAAAAAGCTTGCGTGGTGGTACCTTGCTACAGACTTTCCTAAAAGGTTTAGATGGTCAAGTGTACGCGGTAGCACAAGGTAACTTGGTGGTGAGTGGCTTTAGTGCTCAAGGCAACGACGGCTCTAAAATCGTCGGTAACAACCCTAATGTCGGCATCATCTCTAGCGGTGCAACGGTTGAACAAGAGATCCCAACCCCATTCGGTCGTGGCGATTACATCACTTTCAACCTCATTCAATCAGATTTTACAACAGCTCAGCGTTTGGCTGATGCGGTGAATAATTTCCTAGGTCCGCAAATGGCTTCAGCGGTCGACGCGACTTCAGTCAAAGTTCGTGCACCACGTGAAATCAGCCAACGTGTGGCTTTCCTATCTGCCATCGAAAACATCGAATTCGATCCTGCAGAGGGCTCTGCAAAAATCATTGTTAACTCACGAACTGGTACGATTGTGGTTGGTAAGCATGTTCGCTTAAAAGCCGCTGCGGTAACGCATGGTGGTATGACAGTCGCAATCAAAGAAAACCTCAACGTGAGCCAACCGAATGCATTTTCTGGTGGCCAAACAGTGGTGGTTCCTGATTCAGATATTGAAGTCACCGAAGCCGATGGCAAGATGTTCAAGTTTGAACCGGGCTTAACGCTGGATGATTTGGTCCGTGCAGTCAACGAAGTGGGCGCAGCGCCTTCTGATTTAATGGCAATCCTTCAAGCGCTGAAACAAGCAGGTGCAATTGAAGGCCAATTGATCATTATCTAG
- the flgJ gene encoding flagellar assembly peptidoglycan hydrolase FlgJ has translation MIKNNNDIGFIHDIGSLDRLRQQAVNGEEGSEKEALTAAAKQFESIFTSMLFKSMRDANSSFKSDMLNSQNEQFYRQMQDDQMASELSASGSLGLADMIVAQLSAGQASDATEDKVRSEGFDTSLERPQYSGRSEEKVSEVQSAKSATAMSAAKQPASFDSPESFVTSMKPYAEKAASALGVDSSLLLAQAALETGWGSKMIKNSLGNSNNLFNIKADRSWKGDKVATQTLEFHGKTAVKESASFRSYSNFEESFNDYVKFLNENPRYETALQHQGNSENFIKGIHQAGYATDPNYADKVLRVKAKIDEMN, from the coding sequence ATGATTAAGAATAACAATGACATCGGCTTTATTCACGACATCGGCAGTTTAGACCGTCTTCGTCAACAAGCGGTAAACGGTGAAGAAGGCAGCGAAAAAGAAGCACTTACAGCAGCGGCAAAACAGTTTGAATCGATTTTTACGTCGATGTTGTTCAAATCGATGCGTGATGCAAACTCTAGCTTTAAGTCAGATATGCTGAACAGCCAGAACGAGCAGTTCTATCGCCAGATGCAAGATGATCAAATGGCGAGTGAACTCAGTGCATCTGGTTCGCTTGGTCTTGCGGATATGATCGTTGCTCAGCTAAGTGCAGGCCAAGCAAGCGACGCGACAGAAGATAAGGTTCGCAGTGAAGGTTTTGATACCTCACTGGAAAGGCCTCAGTATTCAGGTCGTTCAGAAGAGAAAGTCTCTGAAGTTCAATCTGCTAAGTCAGCAACAGCCATGTCAGCAGCAAAACAACCAGCATCTTTCGATTCTCCAGAATCGTTTGTTACGTCGATGAAGCCTTACGCTGAAAAAGCGGCGAGCGCACTCGGTGTTGATTCGTCACTGCTATTAGCACAAGCGGCACTTGAAACAGGTTGGGGCTCTAAGATGATTAAGAACTCTTTGGGCAACAGTAATAACCTATTCAACATCAAAGCAGATAGAAGCTGGAAGGGCGATAAGGTCGCGACTCAAACGCTTGAGTTCCATGGCAAAACAGCCGTTAAAGAATCCGCTTCTTTCCGTTCTTACTCTAATTTCGAAGAGAGCTTTAATGATTACGTGAAGTTCTTGAACGAAAATCCAAGATACGAAACAGCGCTACAGCATCAAGGCAATTCAGAGAATTTCATCAAAGGCATTCATCAGGCCGGTTACGCAACTGACCCCAACTATGCTGACAAGGTCTTACGAGTTAAAGCCAAAATAGACGAGATGAACTAG
- the flgK gene encoding flagellar hook-associated protein FlgK, protein MASDLLNVGAQSVLTAQRQLNTTGHNISNANTEGYSRQSVIQGVNDPRQYGGQSYGMGVHVENVRRSWDQFAVKELNLSTTNAANKGDTEANLDMLSSMLSSVASKKIPENLNEWFDSVKTLADTPNDVGARKVMLEKAGLVTKTLNEFHETVRQQSDSTNKKLEVGIERVNQIAVEIRDVQRLMMRTPGPHNDLRDQHEKLINELSGYTKVTVTPRSNAEGFNVHIGNGHTLVSGSEASQLKLVDGLPDTHQRRLAIVEGKSLKPITSNDIDGKIGAMLDMRDEHIPDIMDELGRLATAFSEKVNSLQSQGLDLNGNVGQDIFTDVNSERVAKSRVTGGSQSKADVAVYIDDTSALKGGEYGLKYDGSDYVVTKPDGETVKVSTNAVGNAFYLDGMRVEVRNPPELGEKLLLRPTRNFAAQIQMETKDPRDIAAQSYEASTTFAKGSAGFKILAAGQLREFEVIVSPKGEQFAVTDPKGNILMQPQPYPPEGPVTINGTTFELTAGAVANDKFTANLVPSEGDNGNLRKLQDLQTGKILNDGESTILDLYHNLNTNTGLKASTANRLSDIATLEKESAQERIASVSGVNLDEEAANMMKFQQAYMASSRIMQAANDTFNTILALR, encoded by the coding sequence ATGGCGTCGGATCTTCTGAATGTAGGGGCACAAAGTGTTCTTACGGCTCAGAGACAGCTAAACACCACAGGTCATAACATTTCTAACGCCAACACAGAGGGCTATAGCCGTCAGTCTGTGATTCAAGGTGTGAATGACCCGCGCCAGTACGGTGGGCAATCCTACGGTATGGGTGTGCATGTGGAAAATGTTCGCCGCTCTTGGGATCAGTTTGCCGTCAAAGAACTTAACTTATCGACAACCAATGCCGCCAACAAAGGCGATACCGAAGCCAACCTCGATATGCTGTCGAGCATGTTGTCGTCCGTCGCTTCAAAAAAGATTCCAGAAAACCTCAATGAATGGTTTGATTCTGTTAAGACTCTCGCCGATACCCCGAATGATGTGGGTGCGCGTAAGGTCATGTTAGAGAAAGCAGGGCTTGTCACTAAAACCTTGAATGAATTCCATGAAACGGTACGTCAACAGTCTGATTCCACGAATAAAAAGTTAGAAGTCGGCATTGAACGTGTTAACCAAATTGCGGTTGAGATTCGTGATGTTCAGCGTCTGATGATGCGAACACCTGGGCCTCACAATGATTTACGAGATCAGCACGAAAAGCTGATCAATGAGTTATCTGGCTACACCAAAGTGACGGTAACGCCACGCTCTAATGCGGAAGGATTTAACGTCCATATTGGTAATGGTCATACCTTGGTTTCTGGTAGTGAAGCAAGTCAACTGAAGCTAGTTGATGGTTTACCTGATACGCATCAGCGTCGACTAGCGATTGTGGAAGGCAAGTCTTTGAAGCCGATTACCAGTAATGATATCGATGGAAAAATCGGTGCCATGCTCGATATGCGAGATGAACACATCCCTGACATCATGGATGAATTAGGACGTTTGGCGACGGCTTTCTCTGAGAAAGTGAACTCTCTTCAATCACAAGGTTTGGATCTCAATGGCAACGTTGGCCAAGACATTTTCACCGATGTGAACTCTGAGCGCGTGGCGAAATCACGCGTGACGGGTGGTAGCCAATCAAAGGCTGATGTTGCCGTTTATATTGATGATACCTCTGCCTTAAAAGGCGGCGAGTACGGTCTTAAATATGACGGCAGTGACTATGTCGTGACCAAGCCTGATGGTGAAACGGTAAAAGTTAGCACTAATGCAGTTGGCAATGCTTTTTATCTAGATGGTATGCGAGTCGAAGTTCGAAACCCGCCTGAATTGGGTGAGAAGCTGTTACTGCGCCCAACACGTAATTTTGCTGCTCAGATTCAGATGGAAACCAAAGACCCTAGAGATATTGCCGCACAAAGTTATGAGGCATCGACCACGTTTGCGAAAGGCTCGGCAGGGTTCAAAATCCTAGCGGCCGGTCAATTACGTGAGTTTGAAGTGATTGTTTCACCAAAAGGTGAGCAGTTTGCCGTGACTGACCCGAAAGGCAATATTTTAATGCAGCCGCAGCCGTACCCACCTGAAGGGCCGGTTACGATTAATGGTACGACTTTCGAGTTGACCGCTGGCGCTGTGGCAAACGATAAATTTACGGCAAACCTTGTCCCATCAGAGGGTGACAACGGTAACTTGCGTAAGCTGCAAGATCTCCAAACCGGTAAGATCTTGAATGATGGTGAGTCTACGATTTTAGACCTTTACCACAACTTGAATACCAACACGGGCCTGAAAGCGTCGACGGCAAATCGCTTAAGCGACATTGCCACCTTAGAAAAGGAATCCGCTCAGGAACGTATTGCTTCAGTGTCGGGGGTTAACCTCGATGAAGAAGCGGCAAATATGATGAAATTTCAGCAAGCGTACATGGCTTCCTCACGCATCATGCAAGCGGCCAATGATACGTTCAATACTATTTTGGCTCTGAGGTAG
- the flgL gene encoding flagellar hook-associated protein FlgL — MLNRISSFHNYQSVQNDLRRQENKIHHNQAQLASGKKLQSPSDDPLATHYLQNIGQQSEQLKQYSDAIVLVRNRLEHHEVLVSNTEGFADEAKRTVMEMINGALSPEDRLAKKREIQELSNNFLHLANSQDESGNYTFAGTKPKNQPFFRDNQGNVSYQGDDYQRKMRVASSFEMAMNDPGSKLFMEIDNPFGDYEPQYELEPASELLLERATNSAEDGSTYKVTFVDMQTGNYAYQLEKDGAVVAAEDFDPSTGIVYEGLNIQIKGQITKGDSITLEPRETFSIFDTFKEAAEQAENPVSDASATAKLHQVTEEFHAAFIHLTKARTDVGARLSTLDIQEQQHEDFKLSLAKAKSNFEDLDYSKAIIEFNENSRALQASQQAFGKTKDLTLFNYI, encoded by the coding sequence ATGTTGAATCGTATTTCTAGCTTCCACAATTACCAATCTGTTCAGAACGACTTGCGCCGTCAAGAGAACAAGATACATCACAACCAAGCACAACTTGCTTCCGGTAAGAAGTTGCAGTCGCCAAGTGATGATCCTCTTGCGACCCATTATTTACAAAATATTGGTCAGCAATCAGAGCAGCTTAAGCAATATAGTGACGCAATCGTGTTAGTTCGTAATCGATTGGAGCATCACGAAGTATTGGTCTCCAACACCGAGGGTTTTGCTGATGAGGCAAAACGAACCGTGATGGAAATGATTAACGGTGCGCTTTCTCCTGAGGACCGTTTGGCTAAGAAGCGCGAGATCCAAGAGCTATCGAATAACTTTCTGCATCTAGCTAACTCTCAAGATGAGTCGGGTAACTATACATTCGCAGGCACTAAGCCGAAGAATCAACCCTTCTTTAGAGATAACCAAGGTAACGTCAGCTATCAGGGCGATGACTATCAGCGAAAGATGCGTGTAGCGAGCAGCTTCGAAATGGCGATGAATGATCCAGGCAGCAAGTTATTTATGGAAATAGATAACCCGTTTGGTGATTACGAACCGCAGTACGAACTTGAACCCGCTTCTGAATTACTTTTGGAACGTGCGACTAATTCAGCTGAAGATGGATCAACGTATAAAGTGACGTTCGTTGATATGCAGACAGGAAATTATGCTTATCAACTTGAAAAAGATGGCGCAGTGGTGGCCGCAGAAGACTTTGACCCTTCTACTGGCATTGTCTATGAAGGGCTGAATATCCAAATCAAAGGCCAAATCACTAAAGGTGATTCGATCACCTTAGAACCGCGAGAGACTTTCTCTATCTTTGATACGTTCAAAGAAGCCGCTGAGCAGGCTGAAAATCCGGTATCGGACGCATCAGCAACAGCGAAACTGCACCAAGTAACCGAAGAATTTCATGCTGCGTTTATCCATTTGACCAAGGCGAGAACCGATGTTGGTGCGCGTTTAAGTACGTTGGATATTCAAGAGCAACAACATGAAGATTTTAAGTTGTCTTTAGCCAAAGCAAAAAGCAACTTTGAAGACTTGGATTACTCGAAAGCCATCATTGAGTTCAATGAAAACTCACGAGCATTACAAGCTTCGCAACAAGCGTTTGGTAAAACCAAAGACCTGACCTTGTTTAACTATATTTAA
- a CDS encoding flagellin: MAINVSTNVSAMTAQRYLNKASNDLATSMERLSSGHKINSAKDDAAGLQISNRLTAQSRGLDVAMRNANDGISIAQTAEGAMNESTNVLQRMRDLAIQSSNGTNSAAERTALNEESSALQDELNRIAETTSFGGRRLLNGSFGEASFQIGSSSGEAMIMGLTSVRADDFRMGGTTFDSENGKDKSWEVPPTASDLKFEFRTKAGEDIVLDINTKAGDDIEELATYINGQSDLVNASVTDDGRIQLFVAEPDLDGAMSISGGLASELGIKSEGRATSVQDISLTSVAGSQNAISVIDSAMKYVDSQRADLGAKQNRLSHSINNLANVQENVDASNSRIKDTDFAKETTQMTKSQILQQAGTSILAQAKQLPNSAMTLLQ; this comes from the coding sequence ATGGCTATTAATGTAAGCACTAACGTTTCTGCTATGACAGCACAGCGTTACCTGAATAAAGCGTCTAATGATTTAGCGACTTCTATGGAGCGTTTGTCATCAGGGCATAAAATCAACAGCGCGAAAGATGATGCAGCCGGTCTGCAAATCTCTAACCGTTTAACGGCGCAATCACGTGGTTTAGACGTGGCAATGCGTAATGCCAATGATGGTATTTCAATTGCACAAACCGCTGAAGGCGCGATGAACGAATCAACCAACGTACTACAACGTATGCGTGATCTGGCGATTCAATCATCAAACGGTACGAACTCGGCAGCGGAACGTACAGCGCTTAATGAAGAGTCTTCGGCACTTCAAGATGAGCTAAACCGTATCGCGGAAACGACCTCTTTTGGTGGCCGTCGTCTGTTGAATGGTTCATTTGGTGAAGCATCTTTCCAGATTGGTTCTAGCTCTGGTGAAGCGATGATTATGGGACTTACTAGTGTTCGTGCTGATGATTTCCGTATGGGCGGTACTACGTTTGATTCTGAAAATGGTAAAGATAAAAGCTGGGAAGTGCCGCCTACGGCGAGCGACCTTAAGTTTGAATTCAGAACCAAAGCAGGTGAAGACATCGTTCTAGATATCAATACCAAAGCGGGTGATGATATCGAAGAGCTTGCTACTTACATTAATGGTCAATCTGATCTTGTGAACGCATCGGTTACCGATGATGGTCGCATACAGCTATTCGTTGCTGAACCTGACCTTGACGGTGCAATGTCGATCTCTGGTGGCCTAGCGTCTGAGCTGGGTATTAAGAGTGAAGGCCGTGCAACATCGGTTCAAGATATCAGCCTGACTAGCGTTGCAGGTTCACAAAACGCAATCAGCGTAATTGATTCTGCAATGAAGTACGTAGATTCACAGCGTGCTGATTTGGGTGCTAAACAGAACCGTCTAAGCCACAGTATTAATAACTTGGCAAACGTTCAAGAGAACGTAGACGCTTCTAACAGCCGAATCAAAGATACGGACTTTGCGAAAGAGACGACGCAAATGACCAAATCACAAATTCTGCAACAAGCAGGTACTTCGATACTTGCTCAAGCAAAACAGTTGCCTAACTCTGCAATGACACTATTGCAATAG
- a CDS encoding flagellin produces MAVNVNTNVSAMTAQRYLNNANSAQQTSMERLASGSKINSAKDDAAGLQISNRLNVQSRGLDVAVRNANDGISIAQTAEGAMNETTNILQRMRDLSLQSSNGSNSKSERVAIQEEVTALNDELNRIAETTSFGGNKLLNGTHGTKSFQIGADNGEAVMLQLKDMRSDNAQMGGKSYQTENAKDKDWNVQAGANDLKMSFTDNFGQAQEIDVSAKAGDDIEELATYINGQQDSVKASVTEDGKLQMFTGNNKVEGEVAFSGSLAGELGMQPGKDVTVDTIDVTSVGGAQESVAVIDAALKYVDSHRAELGAFQNRFDHAISNLDNINENVNASKSRIKDTDFAKETTQMTKSQILSQASSSILAQAKQAPNSALSLLG; encoded by the coding sequence ATGGCAGTGAATGTAAATACAAACGTTTCAGCGATGACAGCGCAACGTTACCTAAACAACGCAAACAGCGCACAACAAACATCAATGGAGCGTCTAGCTTCAGGCTCTAAAATCAACAGCGCGAAAGATGACGCTGCGGGCCTACAAATCTCTAACCGTTTGAACGTTCAGAGCCGCGGCCTTGATGTTGCTGTTCGTAACGCGAACGACGGTATCTCTATTGCACAAACTGCTGAAGGTGCAATGAACGAGACAACAAACATCCTGCAACGTATGCGTGATTTGTCTCTACAATCTTCAAACGGCTCAAACTCAAAATCTGAGCGTGTAGCGATTCAAGAAGAAGTAACAGCACTGAACGACGAACTGAACCGTATTGCGGAAACCACGTCTTTTGGTGGCAACAAGCTGCTTAACGGTACTCACGGTACGAAATCATTCCAAATCGGTGCGGATAACGGTGAAGCGGTAATGCTTCAACTGAAAGACATGCGCTCTGATAACGCTCAGATGGGTGGTAAGAGCTACCAAACTGAGAACGCGAAAGACAAAGACTGGAACGTTCAAGCTGGCGCAAACGACCTAAAAATGTCGTTCACTGATAACTTCGGTCAAGCGCAAGAAATCGATGTGTCTGCGAAAGCGGGCGATGACATCGAAGAGCTAGCAACTTACATCAACGGTCAACAAGACTCTGTTAAAGCGTCTGTAACTGAAGACGGTAAGCTACAAATGTTTACTGGTAACAACAAAGTTGAAGGCGAAGTGGCATTCTCTGGCAGCCTTGCTGGCGAACTAGGCATGCAACCTGGCAAAGATGTAACCGTTGATACTATCGACGTAACATCAGTTGGCGGCGCACAAGAGTCTGTAGCAGTAATCGATGCGGCACTTAAGTATGTAGATAGCCACCGTGCTGAACTGGGTGCTTTCCAAAACCGTTTCGACCACGCTATCAGCAACTTAGACAACATTAACGAGAACGTTAACGCATCTAAGAGCCGTATTAAAGATACCGATTTCGCGAAAGAAACGACTCAGATGACTAAGTCTCAGATCCTTTCTCAAGCTTCAAGCTCGATTCTTGCTCAAGCGAAGCAAGCACCGAACTCGGCACTTAGCCTACTAGGTTAA
- a CDS encoding flagellin, with product MAINVSTNVSAMTAQRYLNSAAEGTQKSMERLSSGYKINSAKDDAAGLQISNRLTSQSRGLDMAVKNANDGISIAQTAEGAMNESTNILQRMRDLSLQSSNGSNSKSERVAIQEEVSALNTELNRIAETTSFGGNKLLNGTYGSQSFQIGADSGEAVMLTMNNMRTDTQDMGGKSYGVTEGKDASWRVAAGSDLTIKYNDKFGEAQELSISAKEGNDMEELATYINGQSQDVKASVGEGGKLQLFASSQKVDGDVEFGGSLAGELGIGAAKDVTVNDIDVTSVAGANEAVSIIDGALKSVDSNRASLGAFQNRFDHAISNLDNINENVNASKSRIKDTDYAKETTAMTKSQILQQASTSILAQAKQSPSAALSLLG from the coding sequence ATGGCGATTAATGTAAGCACTAATGTGTCTGCAATGACGGCTCAGCGCTACCTAAATAGCGCGGCTGAAGGTACTCAAAAATCAATGGAGCGTTTGTCTTCTGGCTATAAAATCAATAGCGCAAAAGATGATGCTGCAGGCCTACAAATCTCTAACCGCTTAACGTCGCAAAGCCGTGGCCTAGATATGGCTGTGAAAAACGCGAATGACGGTATCTCTATTGCACAGACAGCTGAAGGTGCAATGAATGAGTCAACCAACATTCTGCAACGTATGCGTGACCTTTCTCTTCAATCTTCAAATGGTTCAAACAGCAAATCTGAACGTGTTGCTATCCAAGAAGAAGTCTCTGCTCTAAACACTGAACTTAACCGTATCGCTGAAACGACCTCTTTTGGTGGTAACAAGCTTCTTAACGGTACTTACGGTAGCCAATCTTTCCAAATCGGTGCTGATTCTGGTGAAGCAGTAATGCTAACGATGAACAACATGCGTACCGACACTCAAGACATGGGTGGCAAAAGCTACGGTGTTACTGAAGGTAAAGATGCTTCATGGCGTGTTGCTGCAGGTTCTGATCTGACTATCAAATACAACGATAAGTTTGGTGAAGCACAAGAGTTGTCTATTTCTGCGAAGGAAGGCAACGATATGGAAGAGCTAGCAACTTACATCAACGGTCAAAGCCAAGACGTTAAAGCGTCTGTTGGTGAAGGCGGTAAACTGCAACTTTTCGCTTCAAGCCAAAAAGTTGATGGTGATGTTGAGTTCGGCGGCAGCCTTGCTGGTGAACTTGGTATTGGTGCAGCTAAAGACGTGACTGTTAACGATATCGATGTAACTTCTGTTGCTGGTGCAAACGAAGCGGTATCTATCATTGATGGCGCACTAAAATCTGTTGATAGTAACCGTGCTTCTCTTGGTGCTTTCCAAAACCGTTTTGACCACGCAATCAGTAACTTAGATAACATCAACGAAAACGTTAATGCATCTAAGAGCCGTATCAAAGATACTGATTACGCGAAAGAAACGACAGCAATGACGAAGTCTCAAATCCTACAACAGGCGAGTACTTCTATCCTAGCTCAAGCAAAACAATCACCATCAGCAGCTCTAAGCTTATTGGGCTAA
- the flaG gene encoding flagellar protein FlaG, with protein MEIPSNASNIQPYGSPNGIKFASDEGSSASSVSRLKEATSYGKVEKSKEEATEAAIQLAQVRQELNDEERVKMVEKVNEFISSLNKGVAFKVDEESGRDVVTIYETTTGDIIRQIPDEEMLEILRRLAAQNSNSRIFEVKV; from the coding sequence ATGGAAATACCATCCAACGCATCGAACATCCAGCCTTATGGCTCACCTAATGGCATTAAATTTGCAAGCGATGAAGGTAGTAGTGCGTCGAGTGTTTCTCGACTGAAAGAAGCAACATCCTATGGCAAGGTAGAGAAATCGAAAGAAGAGGCTACCGAAGCGGCAATTCAATTGGCTCAAGTTAGACAAGAGCTGAATGATGAGGAGCGAGTCAAGATGGTAGAGAAGGTGAACGAGTTCATCTCTTCTCTCAATAAGGGTGTTGCCTTTAAAGTCGATGAAGAATCGGGGAGAGATGTGGTCACCATTTATGAGACCACAACTGGCGATATTATTCGTCAGATTCCTGATGAAGAAATGCTTGAAATTCTAAGACGCCTAGCAGCCCAAAACTCAAATAGTCGAATATTTGAGGTGAAGGTTTAA